From the Pieris napi chromosome 20, ilPieNapi1.2, whole genome shotgun sequence genome, one window contains:
- the LOC125059494 gene encoding gastrula zinc finger protein XlCGF26.1-like has protein sequence MDFNELCRACLLTIDGSNKIILFKDVSAYTYWFCTSIQILETEDLPKMLCSSCYDLLSKFAAFKQKCIDTQQYLLNLKCHIKKETECSIFYKTREKKNSDDISTLSIGGSKHVIQSEIKLEPSFEEIEGTYSIDATEKQNFKNDMPHTEIHSTKKMDFFCDVCKKVYTNRKTFNNHKKIHENRLCIPCNKSFKSQPAFYQHNKLKHSQWTFKDTKCKKCGKVFKTVKTLHLHMKTKHSETNKYICDVCGKISNSRGNLKLHIDRHIDNKDYTYNCEQCNKQFKSKVALQGHFYRSHTGKQYICHYCNFSYKYRDNLIKHLLTHEGKKLHKCTLCNKSFSTRSYYIEHQRLHSGERPFSCLYCSKNFVSKRRLNDHHMIHTGERKHKCTICEQSFTQKGSVKRHMKIHNKVQPV, from the exons atggattttaatgaattatgtCGCGCTTGCCTACTAACAATTGATggctcaaataaaattatcttgtTTAAAGATGTTTCAGCTTATACTTATTGGTTTTGCACTTCAATccag ATTTTAGAAACTGAAGATTTACCAAAAATGTTATGCTCTTCGTGCTACGATTTGTTATCAAAATTTGCCGCattcaaacaaaaatgtatcgaTACACAgcaatatttgttaaatttaaagtgtCATATTAAGAAAGAAACCGAATGttcaatattttacaaaaccagagagaaaaaaaattcagaTGATATTTCAACATTGAGTATTGGTGGATCAAAGCATGTAATTCAAAGCGAGATAAAGCTGGAACCCAGTTTTGAAGAAATTG AAGGCACTTATAGTATTGATGCTACGGAaaagcaaaattttaaaaatgacatGCCACATACAGA gattcaCAGTACAAAGAAAATGGATTTTTTCTGTGATGTGTGCAAAAAGGTTTATACGAACAGGAAGACCTTCAATAATCACAAAAAGATTcat gAGAACAGATTATGCATTCCctgtaataaatcatttaaatcaCAGCCTGCATTTTATCAACATAACAAATTGAAGCACTCACAGTGGACTTTCAAAGACACAAAGTGCAAGAAATGTGGAAAAGTGTTCAAAACTGTTAAAACACTACACTTACACATGAAGACAAAACATAGTGAAACCAACAAGTACATTTGTGATGTCTGTGGTAAAATTAGCAATTCCAGAGGAAATTTAAag ctTCACATTGACCGACATATTGATAATAAAGATTACACTTATAACTGTGAACAATGCAACAAACAGTTTAAATCTAAAGTAGCACTACAAGGCCATTTCTATCGATCACACACTGGCAAACAATACATTTGTCATTATTGCAATTTCTCCTACAAATACAGAGATAACTTAATCAAGCATTTATTAACCCACGAAGGAAAGAAATTGCACAAATGTACTCTTTGTAATAAGTCATTTTCAACACGCTCGTATTATATAGAACATCAGAGATTGCACTCCGGAGAGAGACCGTTCAGCTGTTTGTACTGCTCAAAGAATTTTGTATCTAAACGTCGCTTGAATGACCATCACATGATACATACAGGGGAGAGAAAACACAAATGTACGATTTGTGAACAGAGCTTTACACAAAAGGGTAGTGTAAAGAGGCATATGAAGATACATAATAAAGTACAGCCTGTTTGA